The genome window aaatgatgtcatggctttagaagcttctgataggctaattgacatcatttgagtcaattggaggtgtacctgtggatctatttcaaggtctaccttgaaactcagtgcctctttgcttgacatcatgggaaaatcaaaataaattagccaagacctcagaaaagaaattgtagacctccacaagtctgtttcatccttgggagcaatttccaaatgcctgaaagtaccacattcatctgtacaaacaatagtacgcaagtataaacaccatgggaccacgcagccgtcataccgctcaggaaggagacgcgtttctttctcctagagataaacgtactttggtgcgaaaagtgcaaatcaatcccagaacaacagcaaaggaccttgtgaagatgctggaggaaacaggtacaaaagtatctatatccacagtaaaacgagtcctatatcgacataacctgaaaggccgctcagcaaggaagaagccactgctccaaaaccgccataaaaatgctaGACtatagtttgcaactgcacatggggataaagattgtactttttgtagaaatgtcctctggtctgatgaaacaaaaatagaactgtttggccataatgaccatcgttatgtttggaggaaaaggggggaggcttgcaagccgaagaacaccatcccaaccgtgaagcacaggggtggcagcatcatgttgtgggggtgctttgttgcaggagggactggtgcacttcacaaaatagatggcatcgtgagggaggaaaattacgtggacatattgaagcaacatctcaagacatcagtcaggaagttaaagcttggtcgaaaatgggtcttccaaatggacaatgaccccaagcatacttccaaagttgtggcaaaatggcttaaggacaaaagtcacggtattggagtggccatcacaaagccctgacctcaatcctatagaaaatttgtgggcagaactgaaaaagcatgcgcgagcaaggaggcctacaaacctgactcagttacaccagctctgtcaggaggaatgggccaaaattcatccaacttattgtgggaagcttgtggaaggctacccgaaacatttgacccaagttaaacaatttaaaagctttgctaatttttactctgattaaatgtcaggaattgtgaaaaactgagtttaaatgtatttggctaaggtgtatgtaaacttccgacttcaactgtatatatttattttactttttacacatttttctccccaattggtagttacagtctgtcCTATtgttgcaactcccgtacggactcaggataggcgacggtcgagagccatgcatcctccgaaacacgatcctgccaagccgcactgcttcttgacacactgctcgcttaacccggaagccagctgcaccaatgtgtcggaggaaacattgtacaactggcgaccaaagtcagcgagcatgcgcccggcccgccacaaggagtcactagagcgcgatgggacaaggacatcccggctgaccaaaccctcccctaacctggacgacgctgggccaattgtgcgccgccttatggggctcccggtcgcggccggctgcagcacagcctgggatcgaacccgggtctgtagtgacacctcaagcacagCAATGCAGTGCCTTCAACTGCTGCACTGCTTGGGAGGCCCAAAAGCAACTATTTCACAACCAAGATATTTGAAGTGGCTTTAAGATATCAAGCACGCGTAATGCGCATCGGCCATTTATCAGGGGGTGCtgtagcaccctcagcacccctacttcccgcggctatggcTACAACTGCAACGTTTTATATTTGATATATTAATGCATGACTACTAGCATTGGGTATTATATTTAGTGTTAGTTAGCTAATGTGTTTGAGTTTTTGTTTCCTCATGTGGTGAATAAGCCCCAAAATAAATGTGCCTATGATATTGTTGCACATAAAGATGTAGACAAATGAATCTCTCTTGAACAATGAAATTCAGAAAATTCTGGAGCCCTATTTTAACAGTAAAATATAACAACAATAGCCTATTGTCAACTCACAATTCATGACAATCGCTGGATTAGGTTGTACATCAAAATATCTTGAATCATGCATTCCTGCTTGGACATGTTAGATGTTAGAAACAACATATTTATTGAATAGCCTACCATCTCAGTAGTCTATTACACAGTCTAAAGCAGAAcgcgggatgttccccaatgctggaaggggggcctcgagtgaaaaagtttgggaacccctggtcTAAAGATATTTTCTATTGAGTGACGCCAACTGAAAAAGTTGGTGGCACTGGGGAAAATGTTAGAGACCTGTCAAGGGGTGTGATTTTGAATCTAGAATAACAACTAATTTGGCTGTTGGGAAGAAAATCATGCGATAGAATGTTATGCAGAAAAATATGTTCGTAGCACAAGGCTATGTACTGTTTGTTTGTGCAAATGGAAATCAGTGATTTATGTTTACTATAGGCTAATGAAGCAATCAAAATGTGATGTGACTAAAATATGACTAAAAATAAAGGGAATTAAGCTAGTTGACTAAAATTGTCCACTGTTTTCATCATTTTCATAATAACTAGACTACATcattattcaaatgacaaaaatgtgactAACACTGAATTATATTTTAGTCAAAATGAGTAAGATTACACTAAATCTAAAAAAAGAGTGCTAAAATGAACACTAGTGTGTGTTGGATCAGCTAATAGCGCATGCACACTCCAGTTGGTAGAAAGCActttcatgttttcatgttttcTCCTGATCTCTGTGTGAAAGAATGGAGGAAGTTTAACTCCAGCTTGTACTACATCTCCAACGAGTATAAAACTTGGGAAGACAGCAGACGGGACTGTCTGAAAAGAGGAGCGGACCTGGCAGTCATAAACAGTGACGGGGaacaggtgagtgagtgagtgagtgagtgagtgagagagagagagagagagagagagagagagagagagagagagagagagagagagagagagagagagagagagagagattgcctGTTTTCAGTTCAGACCTTCAAGATTCAAACCAATGATCCTCAGGCTACAGGTCTCATCAAAACTTCACTGCATTAAGTGAAGTTGTGTCATGACATAACTGTTGCTTTCTTTCTTCCAAGGTGTTTATCAGTCAACTGAACACCAAGCcctggattggtctgactgacaAGGATTCTGAGGGGACCTGGAAATGGGTGGACGGAACACCACTGACCACAGCGTAAGAGATAGTAACGTTTTCTCATAACATCCTTTTTGAAATGTATTATTAAACCATCGCTTGACCAGACTCGGCACAGTCAAAGTATTTTTAAcacatga of Salmo salar chromosome ssa01, Ssal_v3.1, whole genome shotgun sequence contains these proteins:
- the LOC106583458 gene encoding C-type lectin domain family 4 member M-like, whose amino-acid sequence is MLYILVGVSFGLMCVLQVTLNISLRLAHSNFLEEQIKWLETSYNNLTEEKKQLQISYNNLTNERDKFTELEWRKFNSSLYYISNEYKTWEDSRRDCLKRGADLAVINSDGEQVFISQLNTKPWIGLTDKDSEGTWKWVDGTPLTTA